The Salmonella enterica subsp. houtenae serovar Houten genome has a segment encoding these proteins:
- the infB gene encoding protein chain initiation factor 2: MTDVTVKALAAERQVSVDRLVQQFADAGIRKSADDSVSAQEKQTLLAHLNREASSGPDKLTLQRKTRSTLNIPGTGGKSKSVQIEVRKKRTFVKRDPQEAERLAAEEQAQREAEEQARREAEEQAKREAQQKAEREAAEQAKREAAEKAKREAAEKDKVSNQQTDDMTKTAQAEKARRENEAAELKRKAEEEARRKLEEEARRVAEEARRMAEENKWTATPEPVEDTSDYHVTTSQHARQAEDESDREVEGGRGRGRNAKAARPAKKGKHAESKADREEARAAVRGGKGGKRKGSSLQQGFQKPAQAVNRDVVIGETITVGELANKMAVKGSQVIKAMMKLGAMATINQVIDQETAQLVAEEMGHKVILRRENELEEAVMSDRDTGAAAEPRAPVVTIMGHVDHGKTSLLDYIRSTKVASGEAGGITQHIGAYHVETDNGMITFLDTPGHAAFTSMRARGAQATDIVVLVVAADDGVMPQTIEAIQHAKAAGVPVVVAVNKIDKPEADPDRVKNELSQYGILPEEWGGESQFVHVSAKAGTGIDELLDAILLQAEVLELKAVRKGMASGAVIESFLDKGRGPVATVLVREGTLHKGDIVLCGFEYGRVRAMRNELGQEVLEAGPSIPVEILGLSGVPAAGDEVTVVRDEKKAREVALYRQGKFREVKLARQQKSKLENMFANMTEGEVHEVNIVLKADVQGSVEAISDSLLKLSTDEVKVKIIGSGVGGITETDATLAAASNAILVGFNVRADASARKVIESESLDLRYYSVIYNLIDEVKAAMSGMLSPELKQQIIGLAEVRDVFKSPKFGAIAGCMVTEGTIKRHNPIRVLRDNVVIYEGELESLRRFKDDVNEVRNGMECGIGVKNYNDVRVGDMIEVFEIIEIQRTIA; encoded by the coding sequence ATGACAGATGTAACCGTAAAAGCGCTGGCCGCAGAGAGACAGGTTTCCGTGGATCGCCTGGTACAGCAGTTTGCTGATGCAGGTATCCGGAAATCTGCTGACGACTCTGTGTCCGCGCAAGAAAAACAGACTTTACTGGCGCACCTGAACCGCGAAGCGAGTTCTGGTCCCGATAAACTGACGCTGCAGCGTAAAACGCGCAGTACTCTGAACATTCCAGGTACCGGTGGAAAAAGTAAATCGGTACAAATCGAAGTCCGCAAGAAGCGCACCTTTGTAAAACGCGACCCGCAAGAGGCAGAACGCCTTGCCGCGGAAGAACAGGCGCAGCGTGAAGCGGAAGAGCAAGCCCGTCGTGAGGCAGAAGAACAGGCCAAACGCGAGGCGCAACAAAAAGCTGAACGCGAGGCCGCAGAACAAGCTAAGCGTGAAGCCGCTGAAAAAGCGAAACGTGAAGCTGCGGAAAAAGACAAAGTGAGCAATCAACAAACTGACGATATGACCAAAACCGCCCAAGCCGAAAAAGCCCGCCGTGAGAATGAAGCTGCAGAGCTGAAGCGTAAAGCGGAAGAAGAAGCGCGTCGCAAACTTGAAGAAGAAGCGCGTCGTGTAGCAGAAGAAGCTCGCCGTATGGCGGAAGAGAACAAATGGACTGCAACGCCTGAGCCTGTAGAAGACACCAGTGACTATCATGTCACCACTTCTCAGCATGCTCGCCAGGCCGAAGATGAAAGCGATCGTGAAGTCGAAGGCGGTCGTGGTCGCGGCCGTAATGCAAAAGCGGCGCGTCCGGCGAAAAAAGGCAAACATGCCGAATCCAAAGCCGATCGCGAAGAAGCGCGTGCTGCGGTTCGCGGCGGTAAAGGCGGCAAGCGTAAAGGGTCTTCTTTACAGCAAGGCTTCCAGAAGCCCGCTCAGGCCGTTAACCGCGACGTGGTGATCGGCGAAACCATCACTGTTGGCGAACTGGCGAACAAGATGGCGGTGAAAGGCTCTCAGGTCATCAAAGCGATGATGAAACTGGGCGCCATGGCCACCATCAATCAGGTCATCGACCAGGAAACTGCACAGCTGGTCGCCGAAGAGATGGGCCACAAGGTTATCCTGCGTCGTGAAAACGAGCTGGAAGAAGCGGTAATGAGCGATCGTGATACCGGCGCTGCGGCTGAACCGCGCGCACCGGTTGTGACCATCATGGGCCACGTTGACCACGGTAAGACCTCTCTGCTGGACTACATTCGTTCAACGAAAGTGGCCTCCGGTGAAGCGGGCGGTATTACCCAGCACATCGGCGCCTACCACGTTGAAACTGACAACGGTATGATCACTTTCCTGGATACCCCGGGCCATGCCGCGTTTACCTCAATGCGTGCTCGCGGCGCCCAGGCAACGGATATCGTGGTTCTGGTGGTTGCAGCCGACGACGGCGTGATGCCGCAGACCATTGAAGCTATCCAGCATGCGAAAGCGGCAGGTGTGCCGGTTGTGGTTGCGGTGAACAAAATCGATAAGCCGGAAGCCGATCCGGATCGCGTTAAGAACGAACTGTCCCAGTACGGCATTCTGCCGGAAGAGTGGGGTGGTGAAAGTCAGTTCGTCCACGTGTCTGCGAAAGCGGGTACCGGTATCGACGAACTGCTGGACGCTATCCTGCTGCAGGCCGAAGTGCTGGAGCTGAAAGCGGTACGCAAAGGTATGGCGAGCGGCGCGGTCATTGAATCCTTCCTTGATAAAGGTCGTGGTCCGGTGGCTACTGTTCTGGTTCGCGAAGGTACGCTGCACAAAGGTGACATTGTATTGTGCGGTTTCGAATATGGCCGCGTTCGTGCGATGCGTAACGAGCTGGGCCAGGAAGTACTGGAAGCGGGTCCGTCCATTCCGGTGGAAATTCTCGGCCTGTCCGGCGTTCCGGCAGCCGGTGATGAAGTGACCGTAGTCCGTGATGAGAAGAAAGCGCGTGAAGTAGCGCTGTACCGTCAGGGCAAATTCCGTGAAGTGAAACTGGCGCGTCAGCAGAAATCGAAACTCGAGAACATGTTCGCCAACATGACCGAAGGCGAAGTTCACGAAGTGAACATCGTGCTGAAGGCTGACGTACAGGGTTCCGTGGAAGCGATCTCCGACTCCTTGCTGAAACTGTCTACCGACGAAGTGAAAGTGAAGATCATTGGTTCTGGCGTAGGGGGTATCACCGAAACCGACGCCACCCTGGCTGCGGCATCCAACGCGATTCTGGTTGGCTTCAACGTTCGTGCCGATGCGTCTGCACGTAAAGTGATCGAATCTGAAAGCCTGGATCTGCGTTACTACTCCGTCATCTATAACCTGATCGACGAAGTGAAAGCGGCGATGAGCGGTATGCTGTCTCCGGAACTGAAACAGCAGATCATCGGTCTGGCTGAAGTGCGCGATGTGTTCAAATCGCCGAAATTCGGCGCGATCGCGGGCTGTATGGTTACCGAAGGTACGATTAAACGCCATAACCCAATCCGCGTACTGCGCGACAACGTGGTTATCTATGAAGGCGAGCTGGAATCCCTGCGCCGCTTCAAAGATGACGTTAACGAAGTCCGTAACGGCATGGAATGTGGTATCGGCGTGAAGAACTACAACGACGTTCGCGTTGGCGATATGATTGAAGTGTTCGAGATTATCGAGATCCAACGTACCATCGCTTAA
- the rbfA gene encoding ribosome-binding factor A, whose amino-acid sequence MAKEFGRPQRVAQEMQKEIAIILQREIKDPRLGMMTTVSGVEMSRDLAYAKVYVTFLNDKDEDAVKAGIKALQEASGFIRSLLGKAMRLRIVPELTFFYDNSLVEGMRMSNLVTNVVKHDEERRVNPDDSKED is encoded by the coding sequence ATGGCGAAAGAATTCGGTCGCCCGCAGCGTGTGGCCCAGGAGATGCAAAAAGAGATTGCCATCATCCTGCAGCGCGAAATTAAAGACCCGCGCTTGGGTATGATGACTACCGTCTCCGGTGTTGAAATGTCGCGTGACCTGGCTTATGCCAAAGTGTATGTCACCTTCCTGAACGACAAAGATGAAGACGCGGTAAAAGCGGGTATCAAAGCGTTGCAGGAAGCGTCTGGTTTCATCCGCAGCTTGCTGGGTAAAGCGATGCGTCTGCGCATCGTACCGGAACTGACCTTCTTCTACGACAACTCGCTGGTGGAAGGGATGCGTATGTCCAACCTGGTGACTAACGTGGTGAAACATGACGAAGAACGTCGTGTGAACCCGGACGACAGCAAGGAGGACTGA
- the truB gene encoding tRNA pseudouridine 55 synthase: MSRPRRRGRDIHGVLLLDKPQGMSSNDALQKVKRIYNANRAGHTGALDPLATGMLPICLGEATKFSQYLLDSDKRYRVIARLGQRTDTSDADGQIVQERPVTFSAEQLASALETFRGDIEQIPSMYSALKYQGKKLYEYARQGIEVPREARPITVYELLFIRHEGNELELEVHCSKGTYIRTIIDDLGEKLGCGAHVIYLRRLTVSKYPVERMVTLEHLQTLVAQAEQQGLPAAQWLDPLLMPMDSPASDYPVVNLPLTSSVYFKNGNPVRTTGAPLKGLVRVTEGEDGKFIGMGEIDDEGRVAPRRLVVECPA, from the coding sequence ATGAGTCGTCCTCGTCGTCGCGGCCGCGATATTCATGGCGTTCTGCTGCTGGATAAGCCGCAGGGCATGTCCAGCAATGACGCGCTGCAGAAAGTTAAGCGCATCTACAATGCCAACCGCGCCGGGCATACTGGCGCGCTGGACCCGCTGGCGACCGGCATGTTGCCGATTTGTCTCGGTGAAGCGACAAAATTTTCACAGTACCTGCTGGATTCTGACAAACGCTATCGTGTTATTGCCCGTCTGGGGCAGCGCACGGATACCTCTGACGCCGATGGTCAAATCGTGCAGGAACGTCCGGTGACTTTCAGCGCTGAGCAGCTTGCGAGCGCGCTGGAGACCTTTCGTGGGGATATCGAACAGATTCCGTCGATGTATTCGGCGCTGAAATATCAGGGCAAGAAGCTGTACGAATATGCCCGCCAGGGTATCGAAGTGCCGCGCGAAGCCCGCCCGATTACCGTTTACGAACTGCTGTTTATTCGTCACGAAGGTAACGAGCTTGAACTGGAAGTTCACTGCTCGAAAGGCACCTATATTCGTACCATTATTGATGATTTAGGTGAGAAACTGGGCTGTGGCGCACACGTTATTTACCTGCGCCGTCTGACGGTCAGTAAGTACCCGGTTGAGCGAATGGTCACGCTGGAGCATTTGCAGACGCTGGTAGCACAGGCGGAACAGCAGGGCCTTCCGGCGGCGCAGTGGCTCGATCCATTATTGATGCCAATGGATAGTCCGGCTTCGGACTATCCTGTTGTTAATCTGCCGTTAACATCTTCGGTATACTTCAAAAATGGCAACCCGGTTCGTACCACGGGCGCGCCGTTGAAGGGACTGGTTCGTGTGACGGAAGGTGAAGACGGTAAATTTATCGGTATGGGCGAAATCGACGACGAAGGCCGTGTCGCGCCCCGTCGGTTGGTAGTAGAGTGCCCGGCGTAA
- the pnp gene encoding Polyribonucleotide nucleotidyl transferase, whose translation MLNPIVRKFQYGQHTVTLETGMMARQATAAVMVSMDDTAVFVTVVGQKKAKPGQDFFPLTVNYQERTYAAGRIPGSFFRREGRPSEGETLIARLIDRPVRPLFPEGFVNEVQVIATVVSVNPQVNPDIVAMIGASAALSLSGIPFNGPIGAARVGYINDQYVLNPTQDELKESKLDLVVAGTEAAVLMVESEAELLSEDTMLGAVVFGHEQQQVVIQAINDLVKEAGKPRWDWQPEAVNDALNARVAALAESRLSDAYRITDKQERYAQVDVIKSETIDQLIAEDETLDANELGEILHAIEKNVVRSRVLAGEPRIDGREKDMIRGLDVRTGVLPRTHGSALFTRGETQALVTATLGTARDAQVLDELMGERTDSFLFHYNFPPYSVGETGMVGSPKRREIGHGRLAKRGVLAVMPDMDKFPYTVRVVSEITESNGSSSMASVCGASLALMDAGVPIKAAVAGIAMGLVKEGDNYVVLSDILGDEDHLGDMDFKVAGSRDGISALQMDIKIEGITKEIMQVALNQAKGARLHILGVMEQAINAPRGDISEFAPRIHTIKISTDKIKDVIGKGGSVIRALTEETGTTIEIEDDGTVKIAATDGEKAKYAIRRIEEITAEIEVGRIYNGKVTRIVDFGAFVAIGGGKEGLVHISQIADKRVEKVTDYLQMGQEVPVKVLEVDRQGRVRLSIKEATEQSQPAAAPEAPASEQAE comes from the coding sequence TTGCTTAATCCGATCGTTCGTAAATTCCAGTACGGTCAGCATACCGTTACGCTGGAAACTGGCATGATGGCGCGTCAGGCCACTGCCGCTGTTATGGTAAGCATGGATGACACCGCCGTATTCGTTACCGTTGTCGGCCAGAAAAAAGCCAAGCCAGGCCAGGACTTCTTCCCACTGACCGTTAACTATCAGGAGCGTACCTACGCTGCTGGCCGTATCCCGGGCAGCTTCTTCCGTCGTGAAGGCCGTCCAAGCGAAGGCGAAACCCTGATCGCGCGTCTGATTGACCGCCCGGTTCGCCCGCTGTTCCCGGAAGGTTTCGTTAACGAAGTGCAGGTGATCGCCACCGTCGTTTCCGTTAACCCGCAGGTTAACCCGGATATCGTGGCGATGATCGGCGCATCCGCTGCGCTGTCGCTGTCCGGCATTCCGTTCAACGGCCCAATCGGCGCGGCGCGTGTTGGCTATATCAACGACCAGTACGTACTGAACCCGACCCAGGACGAGCTGAAAGAGAGCAAACTGGACCTGGTGGTTGCCGGTACCGAAGCGGCTGTGCTGATGGTGGAATCCGAAGCTGAACTGCTGAGCGAAGACACTATGCTGGGCGCGGTGGTATTTGGTCACGAGCAGCAACAGGTCGTTATCCAGGCGATCAACGATCTGGTGAAAGAAGCCGGTAAACCGCGTTGGGACTGGCAGCCGGAAGCCGTCAACGACGCGCTGAACGCGCGCGTTGCTGCGCTGGCTGAATCTCGTCTGAGCGATGCGTACCGCATCACCGATAAACAAGAGCGCTATGCTCAGGTTGACGTAATCAAATCCGAAACCATCGATCAGCTTATTGCTGAAGATGAAACTCTGGATGCTAACGAGCTGGGCGAAATCCTGCACGCGATTGAGAAAAACGTGGTGCGTAGCCGCGTACTGGCAGGCGAGCCGCGTATTGATGGCCGTGAAAAAGACATGATCCGTGGTCTGGACGTACGCACTGGCGTACTGCCGCGTACCCACGGTTCCGCTCTGTTCACCCGTGGTGAAACGCAGGCGCTGGTTACCGCAACGCTGGGCACTGCCCGTGACGCGCAGGTGCTTGATGAACTCATGGGCGAGCGCACTGACAGCTTCCTGTTCCACTACAACTTCCCTCCGTACTCCGTAGGCGAAACCGGCATGGTCGGTTCTCCGAAGCGTCGTGAAATTGGTCACGGTCGTCTGGCGAAGCGCGGCGTGCTGGCAGTGATGCCGGACATGGATAAATTCCCGTACACCGTTCGCGTGGTGTCTGAGATTACTGAATCCAACGGTTCTTCCTCTATGGCTTCCGTGTGCGGCGCTTCTCTGGCGCTGATGGACGCTGGCGTGCCAATTAAAGCCGCCGTTGCGGGGATCGCGATGGGTCTGGTGAAAGAAGGCGACAACTACGTTGTACTGTCTGACATTCTGGGTGACGAAGACCACCTGGGCGATATGGACTTCAAAGTGGCGGGTTCCCGCGACGGTATCTCTGCGCTGCAGATGGATATCAAAATTGAAGGTATCACCAAAGAGATCATGCAGGTTGCTCTGAACCAGGCGAAAGGTGCGCGTCTGCACATCCTGGGCGTGATGGAACAGGCGATCAACGCGCCGCGCGGCGATATCTCTGAATTCGCGCCGCGTATCCATACCATCAAGATCAGCACGGACAAGATCAAAGATGTGATCGGTAAAGGCGGTTCTGTGATCCGCGCGCTGACTGAAGAGACCGGCACTACCATCGAAATCGAAGATGACGGTACTGTGAAGATCGCGGCGACCGACGGTGAAAAAGCGAAATACGCTATCCGTCGTATCGAAGAGATCACCGCGGAGATCGAAGTCGGTCGTATCTACAATGGTAAAGTGACCCGTATCGTTGATTTTGGCGCGTTTGTTGCCATCGGCGGCGGTAAAGAAGGTCTGGTTCACATCTCTCAAATCGCGGATAAGCGTGTAGAGAAAGTGACCGACTATCTGCAGATGGGTCAGGAAGTCCCGGTTAAGGTTCTGGAAGTTGACCGCCAGGGCCGTGTTCGTCTGAGCATTAAAGAAGCAACCGAGCAGTCTCAACCTGCGGCTGCGCCGGAAGCGCCGGCGAGCGAACAGGCCGAGTAA
- the nlpI gene encoding Lipoprotein nlpI precursor → MKPFLRWCLVATALTLAGCSNSAWRKSEVLAVPLQPTLQQEVILARMEQILASRALTDDERAQLLYERGVLYDSLGLRALARNDFSQALAIRPDMPEVFNYLGIYLTQAGNFDAAYEAFDSVLELDPTYNYAHLNRGIALYYGGRDKLAQDDLLAFYQDDPNDPYRSLWLYLVEQKLNEKQAKEALKARFEKSDKEQWGWNIVEFYLGDISEATLMERLKADATDNTSLAEHLSETNFYLGKYYLSLGDLDSATALFKLAVANNVHNFVEHRYALLELSLLGQDQDDLAESDQQ, encoded by the coding sequence ATGAAGCCTTTTTTGCGCTGGTGTCTCGTTGCGACCGCACTCACGCTGGCAGGATGCAGTAATTCCGCCTGGCGTAAAAGTGAAGTCCTCGCAGTACCATTGCAACCGACTTTACAGCAGGAAGTGATTCTGGCGCGTATGGAACAGATTCTTGCCAGTCGGGCTTTAACCGATGACGAACGCGCACAGCTTTTATATGAGCGCGGAGTGTTGTATGATAGTCTTGGTTTGAGGGCATTAGCGCGAAATGATTTTTCACAAGCGCTGGCAATCAGACCGGATATGCCTGAAGTATTCAATTATTTAGGCATTTATTTAACGCAGGCAGGCAATTTTGATGCTGCCTATGAAGCGTTTGATTCTGTACTAGAGCTTGATCCAACTTACAACTACGCGCACTTAAACCGCGGTATCGCATTGTATTACGGCGGCCGTGATAAGTTAGCGCAAGATGATCTGCTGGCGTTTTATCAAGACGATCCCAATGATCCTTACCGCAGCCTGTGGCTGTATCTTGTTGAGCAGAAGCTCAATGAGAAGCAGGCGAAAGAAGCGTTAAAAGCACGCTTCGAAAAATCGGATAAAGAGCAATGGGGATGGAACATTGTCGAGTTCTACCTGGGCGACATTAGCGAAGCAACGCTGATGGAAAGGCTCAAGGCGGACGCAACGGATAACACCTCGCTCGCTGAGCATCTCAGTGAAACCAACTTCTATTTAGGTAAGTACTACCTAAGTCTGGGGGATTTGGACAGCGCCACGGCTCTGTTCAAACTGGCGGTGGCCAACAACGTTCATAACTTTGTTGAGCACCGATACGCATTGTTGGAATTATCGCTCCTGGGCCAGGACCAAGATGACCTGGCAGAATCGGACCAGCAATAG
- the deaD gene encoding ATP-dependent RNA helicase DeaD, with product MAEFETTFADLGLKAPILEALTDLGYEKPSPIQAECIPHLLGGRDVLGMAQTGSGKTAAFSLPLLNNLDPELKAPQILVLAPTRELAVQVAEAMTDFSKHMRGVNVVALYGGQRYDVQLRALRQGPQIVVGTPGRLLDHLKRGTLDLSKLSGLVLDEADEMLRMGFIEDVETIMAQIPEGHQTALFSATMPEAIRRITRRFMKEPQEVRIQSSVTTRPDISQSYWTVWGMRKNEALVRFLEAEDFDAAIIFVRTKNATLEVAEALERSGYNSAALNGDMNQALREQTLERLKDGRLDILIATDVAARGLDVERISLVVNYDIPMDSESYVHRIGRTGRAGRAGRALLFVENRERRLLRNIERTMKLTIPEVELPNAELLGKRRLEKFAAKVQQQLESSDLDQYRALLAKIQPSAEGEELDLETLAAALLKMAQGERPLILPPDAPMRPKREFRDRDDRGPRDRNDRGPRGDREDRPRRERRDVGDMQLYRIEVGRDDGVEVRHIVGAIANEGDISSRYIGNIKLFASHSTIELPKGMPGEVLQHFTRTRILNKPMNMQLLGDAQPHTSGERRGGGRSFGGERREGGRNFSGERREGGRGDGRRFSGERRESRGPRRDDSTGRRRFGGDA from the coding sequence ATGGCTGAATTCGAAACCACTTTTGCAGATCTGGGGCTGAAGGCTCCTATCCTTGAAGCCCTTACCGATCTGGGTTACGAAAAACCATCTCCAATCCAGGCAGAGTGCATTCCGCATCTGCTGGGCGGTCGCGACGTGCTGGGCATGGCCCAGACCGGTAGCGGCAAAACCGCAGCGTTCTCTTTACCGCTGCTCAACAATCTTGATCCTGAGCTGAAGGCACCTCAGATTCTGGTGCTGGCGCCAACCCGCGAACTGGCGGTACAGGTTGCCGAAGCCATGACGGATTTCTCTAAACATATGCGCGGTGTAAACGTGGTTGCCCTGTACGGCGGTCAGCGTTATGACGTGCAGTTACGCGCCCTGCGTCAGGGGCCGCAGATCGTTGTCGGTACGCCGGGACGTCTGCTTGATCATTTAAAACGCGGCACCCTCGACCTCTCTAAACTGAGTGGTCTGGTACTGGATGAAGCCGACGAAATGCTGCGTATGGGCTTCATCGAAGACGTTGAAACTATTATGGCGCAGATCCCGGAAGGTCATCAGACCGCTCTGTTCTCCGCCACCATGCCGGAAGCGATTCGTCGCATTACCCGCCGCTTTATGAAAGAGCCGCAGGAAGTGCGCATTCAGTCCAGCGTGACGACCCGTCCTGACATCAGCCAGAGCTACTGGACGGTGTGGGGTATGCGTAAAAATGAAGCGCTGGTGCGTTTCCTGGAAGCGGAAGACTTTGATGCGGCGATTATCTTCGTGCGTACCAAAAACGCGACTCTGGAAGTCGCGGAAGCGCTGGAGCGTAGCGGCTACAACAGCGCCGCGTTGAATGGCGATATGAACCAGGCGCTGCGTGAGCAGACTCTGGAACGCCTGAAAGATGGTCGTCTGGACATTCTGATCGCCACCGACGTTGCGGCCCGTGGCCTGGACGTTGAGCGCATCAGCCTGGTGGTGAACTACGATATCCCGATGGACTCTGAGTCTTACGTTCACCGTATTGGCCGTACTGGTCGTGCAGGTCGCGCCGGTCGCGCGCTGCTGTTCGTTGAGAACCGCGAGCGTCGTCTGCTGCGTAACATTGAACGCACCATGAAGCTGACCATTCCGGAAGTGGAACTGCCGAACGCAGAACTGCTGGGCAAACGCCGTCTGGAAAAATTCGCCGCGAAAGTTCAGCAACAACTGGAAAGCAGCGATCTGGATCAGTACCGTGCGCTGCTGGCGAAAATTCAGCCGTCTGCTGAAGGGGAAGAACTGGATCTTGAAACGCTGGCCGCCGCGCTGCTGAAAATGGCGCAGGGCGAGCGTCCGCTGATTCTGCCGCCGGATGCGCCGATGCGTCCTAAGCGTGAATTCCGCGACCGTGATGATCGTGGTCCGCGCGATCGTAACGATCGTGGCCCGCGTGGCGACCGTGAAGATCGTCCGCGTCGTGAACGTCGTGACGTTGGCGATATGCAATTGTACCGCATTGAAGTGGGCCGTGATGATGGCGTGGAAGTTCGTCACATCGTGGGCGCGATCGCTAACGAAGGCGACATCAGCAGCCGTTACATTGGTAACATTAAGCTGTTCGCGTCTCACTCCACCATCGAGCTGCCGAAAGGTATGCCGGGCGAAGTGCTCCAGCACTTCACGCGTACCCGCATCCTGAACAAACCGATGAACATGCAGTTGCTGGGCGATGCGCAGCCGCATACCAGTGGCGAGCGTCGTGGCGGTGGTCGTAGCTTCGGCGGCGAACGTCGTGAAGGCGGTCGTAATTTTAGCGGTGAACGTCGTGAAGGCGGCCGTGGTGATGGCCGTCGTTTCAGCGGCGAGCGGCGTGAAAGCCGTGGCCCGCGTCGCGATGACTCTACCGGTCGTCGTCGTTTCGGCGGTGATGCGTAA
- the mtr gene encoding tryptophan permease, whose product MTTLTTTQTSPSLLGGVVIIGGTIIGAGMFSLPVVMSGAWFFWSMAALVFTWFCMLHSGLMILEANLNYRIGSSFDTITKDLLGKGWNIVNGISIAFVLYILTYAYISASGSILHHTFAEMSLNVPARAAGFAFALLVAFVVWLSTKAVSRMTAIVLGAKVITFFLTFGSLLGHVTPTTLFNVAESHASYTPYLLMTLPFCLASFGYHGNVPSLMKYYGKDPRTIVKCLIYGTLLALALYSVWLLGTMGNIPRPEFIGIAQKGGNIDVLVQALSGVLNSRSLDLLLVVFSNFAVASSFLGVTLGLFDYLADLFGFDDSAIGRFKTALLTFLPPMIGGLLYPNGFLYAIGYAGLAATIWAAIVPALLARKSRQRFGSPRFRVWGGTPMIVLILLFGVGNALVHILSSVNLLPVYQ is encoded by the coding sequence ATGACAACACTTACCACCACCCAAACGTCACCGTCGCTGCTTGGCGGCGTGGTGATTATCGGCGGCACCATCATTGGCGCGGGAATGTTCTCCCTGCCGGTGGTCATGTCCGGGGCGTGGTTTTTCTGGTCGATGGCGGCCTTGGTCTTTACCTGGTTTTGTATGCTGCACTCCGGGTTGATGATCCTCGAAGCTAACCTTAACTACCGCATTGGTTCGAGTTTCGACACCATCACCAAAGATCTGCTGGGGAAAGGTTGGAACATTGTCAACGGCATTTCTATTGCCTTTGTGCTCTACATCCTGACTTATGCCTATATCTCAGCGAGCGGCTCGATTCTGCATCATACGTTTGCTGAGATGTCGCTGAACGTTCCGGCGCGAGCGGCAGGTTTTGCCTTTGCGCTGCTGGTGGCGTTTGTAGTGTGGCTGAGTACGAAGGCGGTCAGCCGGATGACGGCGATTGTGCTGGGCGCGAAAGTGATTACTTTCTTCCTGACCTTCGGCAGCCTGTTGGGGCACGTCACGCCGACCACATTGTTTAACGTGGCTGAAAGCCACGCGTCATATACGCCGTACCTGCTGATGACGCTGCCATTTTGTCTGGCCTCTTTTGGTTATCACGGTAACGTGCCAAGCCTGATGAAATATTACGGCAAAGATCCTCGCACCATCGTGAAATGCTTGATTTATGGGACGTTACTGGCGCTGGCGCTTTATTCCGTCTGGCTGCTGGGGACGATGGGCAACATCCCACGTCCGGAATTTATCGGCATTGCGCAGAAAGGCGGCAATATTGATGTGCTGGTACAGGCGTTAAGCGGCGTGCTGAACAGCCGCAGCCTGGATCTGCTGCTGGTGGTGTTCTCTAACTTTGCGGTCGCCAGTTCATTCCTCGGCGTAACGCTGGGTCTGTTTGATTATCTGGCGGATCTGTTTGGCTTTGATGACTCGGCTATCGGGCGTTTTAAAACGGCGCTGCTGACTTTCCTGCCGCCGATGATCGGCGGCCTGCTGTACCCGAACGGCTTCCTGTACGCCATTGGTTATGCAGGGCTGGCAGCGACGATCTGGGCGGCCATTGTGCCGGCGTTATTGGCGCGTAAATCTCGCCAGCGCTTTGGTAGCCCGAGATTTCGCGTCTGGGGCGGCACGCCGATGATTGTACTGATTCTGCTGTTTGGCGTCGGTAACGCTCTGGTGCATATTCTGTCGAGCGTTAATCTGTTGCCGGTGTATCAGTAA